A genome region from Crossiella equi includes the following:
- a CDS encoding S8 family serine peptidase, whose translation MSRRPGILAALTALVLFSGSVGAVAEPRRKPGPEVPVRTASLTLVTGDEVRLDVFRDGRQAARLTGGDAYRSYVHDREAHVVPVAAEPYLDAGLLDPRLFNISRLLAESYDRRAELPLVLSYPDQAAARAAEPPAGSTRKAVLASAQAQAVRADRGRLREFWAALTEPGTRLAGGVAKVWLDGRVKASLEASVPQVGAPAAWQAGFDGTGGVVAVLDTGIDDTHPDLAGKVLEHKNFSEALGTEDKDGHGTHVASTVAGTGAASGGAKKGVAPGAKLLNGKVLDDEGFGTESGIIAGMEWAAGKAKVVSMSIGGGPTDGTDPMAQAVNRISRETGALFVIAAGNSMMPETVTSPGSADAALTVAAVDKQDKLAPFTSRGPRFGDHAVKPDLSAPGVAISAAAANSAGGERYQTMNGTSMATPHVSGAAALLAQRYPAWTGPQLKAALMSGTKQLHGISLYDQGAGRLDAGAAVTGTPAVRADAGSLSLGRFLGPYGSLEPVTRKVTYTNDGTAPVTVDLAATARTTTGASPAGQLSVSPAELVVPAGGSAEATVTLDLNLGEVGLYQGALTATPRGGGTAVRTALGFHKDLQHKLSVRALARDGKAPGYAGIGLWNLDTGTYHRLPVDASGGGGALVPPGSYFAGAFLATADPLDNDTEYTVVTKDELVVDGATTLTLDARGAREVRARTAEETEPVALSQTWTRASGARRFTSGFFYGRTVDRLYAMPMAKVARGEFELANRFWLETPAIRARVVSPDTVLNPDYMGLSTDIGKRLDGEHRLPVVYVGGGTPEEFAGRDIRGKIALIRQSETLKPDDQVKNAVAAKAGVAVVFGAKPGRFADHTTRNPAIPALELSNAEGRRLLDLLSRGPVSLDLKGSTHSPVQYHLVHPLPGGIPAGDLSFDASPGTLAAEQTRLHRVLDRIGSMGMFSYRPYDFIGLTGSHDRRWGTEHTRYFSANGTTYSPYFLANGAEDAVVTGRDEDLVPGSRRTTSWYQGPFQPGLSTALVPVTRLDERLRLNFAEFLDSDPDHYLRDLGTETAARVYRNGELVAEQPHALGEVPVGPAGDGDVYRVELDVHKGRPEWTVADGSFSAWTFRNRRAEPGKAVPLPVFQARWSLDLGLDNAAPADAVFGLALRAATQPGAPAVRAASVRAEVSYNDGGTWQRVDLRVQGADGGYAGAVQHPRKADSSGFVSLRVHAEDVDGNSVEQTLIRAYALR comes from the coding sequence GTGTCGAGAAGACCGGGGATCTTGGCTGCGCTGACCGCGTTGGTGCTGTTCAGCGGCAGTGTCGGCGCGGTCGCGGAGCCGCGGCGGAAGCCCGGGCCGGAGGTGCCGGTGCGCACGGCCTCGCTGACCCTGGTGACCGGCGACGAGGTGCGCCTGGACGTCTTCCGCGACGGCCGTCAGGCCGCCCGGCTGACCGGTGGCGACGCCTACCGCTCCTACGTCCACGACCGCGAGGCGCACGTGGTGCCGGTGGCGGCCGAGCCCTACCTGGACGCCGGGCTGCTCGACCCGAGGCTGTTCAACATCAGCAGGCTGCTGGCGGAAAGCTACGACCGCCGCGCCGAGCTGCCGCTGGTCCTGTCCTACCCGGACCAGGCCGCGGCCCGCGCCGCCGAGCCCCCGGCGGGCAGCACGCGCAAGGCCGTGCTGGCCAGCGCCCAGGCCCAGGCCGTGCGTGCCGACCGGGGCAGGCTGCGCGAGTTCTGGGCCGCGCTCACCGAACCGGGCACCCGCCTGGCCGGGGGAGTGGCCAAGGTGTGGCTGGACGGCCGGGTCAAGGCCTCGCTGGAGGCGAGCGTGCCGCAGGTCGGTGCGCCCGCCGCGTGGCAGGCCGGGTTCGACGGCACCGGCGGCGTGGTCGCGGTGCTGGACACCGGCATCGACGACACCCACCCGGACCTGGCCGGGAAAGTGTTGGAGCACAAGAACTTCAGCGAGGCACTCGGTACCGAGGACAAGGACGGGCACGGCACGCACGTGGCCTCCACGGTCGCGGGCACCGGCGCGGCCTCCGGCGGGGCGAAGAAGGGCGTGGCCCCCGGCGCGAAGCTGCTCAACGGCAAGGTGCTCGACGACGAGGGCTTCGGCACCGAGTCCGGGATCATCGCCGGGATGGAGTGGGCCGCGGGCAAGGCCAAGGTCGTGAGCATGAGCATCGGCGGCGGGCCCACCGACGGCACCGATCCGATGGCGCAGGCGGTCAACCGGATCAGCCGCGAGACCGGCGCGCTGTTCGTGATCGCGGCCGGGAACTCGATGATGCCGGAGACGGTGACCTCGCCCGGCTCCGCGGACGCCGCGCTGACCGTGGCCGCGGTGGACAAGCAGGACAAGCTCGCGCCGTTCACCAGCCGGGGCCCGAGGTTCGGCGACCACGCGGTGAAACCGGACCTGAGCGCGCCCGGGGTGGCGATCAGCGCCGCGGCCGCGAACTCGGCGGGCGGCGAGCGGTACCAGACGATGAACGGGACCTCGATGGCCACGCCGCACGTCTCCGGCGCGGCCGCGCTGCTGGCGCAGCGGTACCCCGCCTGGACCGGGCCCCAGCTGAAGGCCGCGCTGATGAGCGGCACCAAGCAGCTGCACGGGATCTCGCTGTACGACCAGGGCGCCGGACGGCTGGACGCCGGTGCCGCGGTCACCGGCACGCCCGCGGTGCGCGCGGACGCGGGCTCGCTGAGCCTGGGGCGCTTCCTCGGCCCGTACGGGTCGCTGGAGCCGGTGACGCGGAAGGTGACCTACACCAACGACGGCACCGCCCCGGTCACCGTGGACCTGGCGGCGACGGCCCGGACCACCACGGGTGCCTCGCCCGCCGGACAGCTGTCGGTGAGCCCGGCGGAGCTGGTCGTGCCCGCCGGTGGCTCGGCCGAGGCCACGGTGACGCTGGACCTGAACCTCGGCGAGGTCGGGCTCTACCAGGGCGCGCTGACCGCCACCCCGCGCGGCGGCGGCACGGCCGTGCGCACCGCGCTCGGCTTCCACAAGGACCTCCAGCACAAGCTGTCCGTGCGGGCGCTCGCGCGGGACGGCAAGGCACCCGGGTACGCGGGCATCGGGCTGTGGAACCTGGACACCGGCACCTACCACCGGCTGCCCGTGGACGCCTCGGGCGGCGGCGGGGCGCTGGTCCCGCCCGGCAGCTACTTCGCGGGCGCCTTCCTGGCCACCGCCGACCCCCTGGACAACGACACCGAGTACACCGTGGTGACCAAGGACGAGCTGGTGGTCGACGGGGCCACCACGCTCACCCTGGACGCCCGCGGCGCGCGGGAGGTGAGGGCACGCACGGCCGAGGAGACCGAGCCGGTCGCGCTGTCCCAGACCTGGACCCGGGCCTCGGGCGCGCGGCGGTTCACCTCCGGCTTCTTCTACGGCCGCACCGTGGACCGCCTGTACGCGATGCCCATGGCCAAGGTCGCGCGCGGTGAGTTCGAGCTGGCCAACCGGTTCTGGCTGGAGACGCCCGCGATCCGGGCGCGCGTGGTCAGCCCGGACACCGTGCTGAACCCCGACTACATGGGCTTGTCCACCGACATCGGCAAACGCCTGGACGGCGAGCACCGGCTGCCCGTGGTGTACGTGGGCGGCGGCACCCCGGAGGAGTTCGCCGGGCGGGACATCCGCGGCAAGATCGCGCTGATCCGGCAGTCCGAGACGCTCAAGCCGGACGACCAGGTGAAGAACGCGGTCGCGGCCAAGGCCGGGGTGGCGGTCGTGTTCGGCGCCAAGCCGGGGCGGTTCGCCGACCACACCACCCGGAACCCGGCGATCCCGGCGCTGGAGCTGTCGAACGCGGAGGGGCGGCGCCTGCTGGACCTGCTCTCCCGGGGCCCGGTCAGCCTGGACCTCAAGGGCAGCACGCACAGTCCGGTGCAGTACCACCTGGTCCACCCGCTGCCCGGCGGCATCCCGGCCGGGGACCTGTCCTTCGACGCCTCGCCCGGCACGCTCGCGGCCGAGCAGACCCGGCTGCACCGGGTGCTGGACCGGATCGGGTCCATGGGCATGTTCAGCTACCGGCCCTACGACTTCATCGGCCTGACCGGCAGCCACGACCGGCGCTGGGGCACCGAGCACACCCGGTACTTCTCCGCCAACGGCACCACCTACAGCCCGTACTTCCTGGCCAACGGGGCCGAGGACGCGGTGGTCACCGGCCGGGATGAGGACCTCGTCCCGGGCAGCAGGCGCACCACGTCCTGGTACCAGGGCCCGTTCCAGCCCGGCCTGTCCACCGCCCTGGTGCCGGTGACGCGGCTGGACGAGAGGCTGCGGCTCAACTTCGCCGAGTTCCTGGACTCCGACCCCGACCACTACCTGCGGGACCTGGGCACCGAGACCGCGGCCCGCGTGTACCGCAACGGGGAGCTGGTGGCCGAGCAGCCGCACGCCCTCGGCGAGGTGCCGGTCGGCCCGGCCGGGGACGGGGACGTCTACCGCGTGGAACTGGACGTCCACAAGGGACGTCCGGAGTGGACGGTCGCTGACGGGTCCTTCTCCGCCTGGACCTTCCGCAACCGGCGTGCCGAACCCGGCAAGGCGGTGCCGCTGCCGGTGTTCCAGGCCCGCTGGTCGCTGGACCTCGGCCTGGACAACGCGGCACCGGCCGACGCGGTGTTCGGGCTCGCGCTGCGCGCCGCCACCCAGCCCGGGGCACCGGCGGTGCGGGCGGCGAGCGTGCGGGCGGAGGTCTCCTACAACGACGGCGGCACCTGGCAGCGCGTGGACCTGCGGGTGCAGGGCGCGGACGGGGGGTACGCCGGGGCGGTTCAGCACCCCCGCAAGGCGGACAGCAGCGGGTTCGTCTCGCTGCGGGTGCACGCCGAGGACGTGGACGGGAACTCGGTCGAGCAGACCCTCATCCGGGCCTACGCGCTGCGCTGA
- the araD gene encoding L-arabinonate dehydratase, with product MKTFPAERLRSHRWYGGDGLRSFSHRARTRQLGIGAEEHLGKPVIAVVNTWSELNPCHSHLRERAEAVKRGVWQGGGYPVELPAGALCGETFQKPTAMLYRNLLAMEVEELLRSYPVDGAVLMGGCDKTTPALLMGAFSVDLPVVFVPAGPMLRGHWRGEVLGSGSDMWRYWDDHRAGLLGEEELAGLEQGLARSPGHCMTMGTASTMTAVAEVLGLTLPGASSIPAVDSAHTRMAAASGRRAVELVWQQTVPSSIVDRRAFADAVTTVLALGGSTNSVIHLVAMAGRLGIPLGLDEFDAAARRTPVLADLRPAGRFLMEDFHYAGGLPALLAQLGDLLHRDRPTVGGCTLDIALREARVHNPEVIRSRGNPVFAEGGLAVLRGNLAPDGAVVKHIAADPALLRHTGPAVVFDGYADLVERIDDERITADSVLVLRGAGPQGGPGMPEHGMLPIPAHLLRQGVRDMVRVSDARMSGTSYGTCVLHVAPESHVGGPLALVRDGDPVRLDVPARTLDLLVDEAELAARRAVWTPPPPVFGRGYGQLYAQHIGQADTGCDFDFLAREGAVPEPEAG from the coding sequence ATGAAAACGTTTCCGGCAGAGCGGTTGCGCAGCCACCGCTGGTACGGCGGGGACGGTCTGCGCTCGTTCAGCCACCGGGCCCGGACGCGGCAGCTGGGCATCGGCGCCGAGGAGCACCTGGGCAAGCCGGTGATCGCGGTCGTCAACACCTGGAGCGAGCTCAACCCCTGCCACAGCCACCTCCGGGAGCGGGCCGAGGCGGTCAAGCGCGGGGTGTGGCAGGGCGGCGGCTACCCGGTCGAGCTGCCCGCGGGCGCGCTGTGCGGGGAGACCTTCCAGAAGCCGACGGCCATGCTCTACCGCAACCTGCTGGCCATGGAGGTCGAGGAGCTGCTGCGCTCCTACCCGGTGGACGGCGCGGTGCTCATGGGCGGCTGCGACAAGACCACACCCGCGCTGCTGATGGGCGCCTTCAGCGTGGACCTGCCGGTGGTGTTCGTCCCGGCCGGGCCGATGCTGCGCGGGCACTGGCGCGGCGAGGTGCTGGGCAGCGGCAGCGACATGTGGCGGTACTGGGACGACCACCGCGCCGGGCTGCTCGGCGAGGAGGAGCTGGCGGGCCTGGAACAGGGCCTGGCCCGCTCACCCGGGCACTGCATGACCATGGGCACCGCATCCACGATGACCGCGGTGGCCGAGGTGCTCGGCCTGACCCTGCCGGGTGCGAGCTCGATCCCGGCGGTGGACTCCGCGCACACCCGGATGGCCGCGGCGAGCGGGCGGCGCGCGGTGGAGCTGGTGTGGCAGCAGACCGTCCCGTCCTCCATTGTGGACAGACGCGCGTTCGCGGACGCGGTGACCACCGTGCTGGCGCTGGGCGGGTCCACCAACTCGGTCATCCACCTGGTCGCGATGGCCGGGCGGCTGGGCATCCCGCTCGGCCTGGACGAGTTCGACGCGGCCGCGCGGCGCACGCCGGTGCTGGCGGACCTGCGCCCGGCGGGCCGGTTCCTGATGGAGGACTTCCACTACGCGGGCGGCCTGCCCGCGCTGCTCGCCCAGCTCGGCGACCTGCTGCACCGCGACCGCCCGACCGTCGGCGGCTGCACGCTGGACATCGCGCTGCGCGAGGCCCGCGTGCACAACCCCGAGGTGATCCGGTCACGTGGGAACCCCGTGTTCGCCGAGGGCGGGCTGGCCGTGCTGCGCGGCAACCTGGCCCCGGACGGCGCGGTGGTCAAGCACATCGCGGCGGACCCGGCGCTGCTGCGGCACACCGGCCCGGCCGTGGTGTTCGACGGCTACGCGGACCTGGTGGAGCGGATCGACGACGAGCGGATCACCGCGGACTCGGTGCTGGTGCTGCGCGGCGCGGGCCCGCAGGGCGGTCCGGGCATGCCCGAGCACGGCATGCTGCCCATCCCGGCGCACCTGCTGCGCCAGGGCGTGCGGGACATGGTGCGGGTCTCCGACGCCCGGATGAGCGGCACCAGCTATGGCACCTGCGTGCTGCACGTGGCCCCGGAGAGCCACGTGGGCGGTCCGCTGGCACTGGTCCGCGACGGCGACCCGGTGCGCCTGGACGTGCCCGCGCGCACGCTGGACCTGCTGGTGGACGAGGCCGAGCTGGCGGCACGGCGGGCGGTCTGGACCCCGCCGCCCCCGGTGTTCGGCCGGGGTTACGGGCAGCTCTACGCCCAGCACATCGGCCAGGCCGACACCGGTTGCGACTTCGACTTCCTGGCCCGCGAGGGCGCGGTCCCCGAACCCGAGGCAGGCTGA
- a CDS encoding dihydrodipicolinate synthase family protein, translating to MDEIKQALRDVVVITVTPFTAEDTVDEQACGALVSRVVRAGVRVVTPNGNTSEFYSLTPAELDRTLAITQEAAGDALVLPGIGFDTARAARMAQQAQRRGMRAVMVHQPVHPFLSARGWVDYHLRIAEAAPGLGLVAYVRSPHVTTTALALLARECPEFVGVKYAVPDPLGLAEAVAVLGDRLTWLCGLAESWAPFFATAGATGFTSGLATIAPELSLGLFDALRAGDHDRAMSLWHKVKPLEDARARSGSANNVSVVKEALAQLGLCRAAVRPPIAELTAGECAEVAEVLATWPAAYLSA from the coding sequence GTGGACGAGATCAAGCAGGCGCTGCGCGACGTCGTCGTCATCACGGTCACGCCGTTCACCGCCGAGGACACCGTGGACGAGCAGGCCTGCGGCGCGCTCGTGTCCCGCGTGGTGCGCGCGGGCGTCCGGGTGGTCACGCCGAACGGCAACACCAGCGAGTTCTACTCCCTCACCCCGGCCGAGCTGGACCGCACGCTGGCCATCACCCAGGAGGCGGCCGGGGACGCCTTGGTGCTGCCGGGCATCGGCTTCGACACCGCGAGGGCGGCCCGGATGGCCCAGCAGGCCCAGCGCCGGGGCATGCGGGCGGTGATGGTGCACCAGCCCGTGCACCCGTTCCTGTCCGCGCGCGGCTGGGTGGACTACCACCTGCGCATCGCCGAGGCCGCCCCCGGCCTGGGCCTGGTGGCCTACGTGCGCTCCCCGCACGTGACCACGACCGCCTTGGCGCTGCTGGCCCGGGAGTGCCCGGAGTTCGTGGGCGTGAAGTACGCGGTGCCGGACCCGCTGGGCCTGGCCGAGGCGGTCGCCGTGCTCGGGGACCGCCTGACCTGGCTGTGCGGGCTCGCGGAGAGCTGGGCGCCGTTCTTCGCCACCGCGGGCGCGACCGGGTTCACCTCGGGGCTGGCCACGATCGCGCCCGAGCTGTCGCTGGGCCTGTTCGACGCGCTGCGCGCCGGGGACCACGACCGGGCGATGTCCCTGTGGCACAAGGTGAAACCACTGGAGGACGCCCGGGCGCGGAGCGGCAGCGCGAACAACGTGTCCGTGGTCAAGGAGGCGCTGGCCCAGCTGGGCCTGTGCCGGGCCGCCGTCCGGCCGCCGATCGCCGAGCTGACCGCGGGCGAGTGCGCCGAGGTGGCCGAGGTCCTGGCGACCTGGCCGGCCGCCTACCTGAGCGCGTAG
- a CDS encoding helix-turn-helix domain-containing protein: MGIVSGYVLKLARESVPLSQSALAELLGVDLTTVQGWESGRRPLTAIRTADLIRLRAKLIRLGVPTKVLAALDDALEADLLIGHAVEAGDHSDGGEDHPLAQSVHRRDLTNMITWPFTGLAPPSLRALDRQAHHRRGPVPDRPVLSAEESGRFFDHLLVTADAEAGVEDNALQRRQAVYLLGFDERPDTAEWLGTEQRRALRRAGRTDHVPSWVEVRSSAIALTRYGDRDPLRAFVRTALTNEAQEIANLNYWAYWVGEVSDVQTDDGFMTELGMRAWDGEELLRHLLLRLQPGSDHAELNIHSLWSLVLARPALLEGNPALRALARERVDRMAEDAELAKQAHRELTGLDYAIRLAAR; encoded by the coding sequence GTGGGAATCGTCTCCGGCTACGTGCTCAAGCTGGCCAGGGAGTCCGTGCCGTTGAGCCAATCGGCGCTGGCCGAGCTGCTCGGGGTTGACCTGACCACCGTGCAGGGATGGGAGAGCGGCAGGCGCCCGCTCACCGCGATCCGCACCGCGGACCTGATCCGCCTGCGCGCCAAGCTGATCCGTTTGGGTGTACCGACGAAAGTGCTGGCCGCGCTGGACGACGCGCTGGAGGCGGACCTGCTGATCGGCCACGCGGTCGAGGCCGGGGACCACTCGGATGGCGGCGAGGACCACCCGCTGGCGCAGTCCGTGCACCGCCGCGACCTGACCAACATGATCACCTGGCCGTTCACCGGTCTGGCCCCGCCGAGCCTGCGCGCCCTGGACCGCCAGGCCCACCACCGCCGGGGACCGGTGCCGGACCGGCCGGTGCTCTCGGCCGAGGAGTCGGGCCGCTTCTTCGACCACCTGCTGGTCACCGCGGACGCCGAGGCCGGGGTCGAGGACAACGCGCTGCAACGGCGCCAGGCGGTGTACCTGCTGGGCTTCGACGAGCGCCCGGACACCGCCGAGTGGCTGGGCACCGAGCAGCGGCGGGCGTTGCGCCGCGCGGGCCGGACCGACCACGTGCCCTCGTGGGTGGAGGTGCGCTCCTCGGCGATCGCCCTGACCCGCTACGGCGACCGGGACCCGCTGCGGGCCTTCGTGCGCACCGCGCTGACCAACGAGGCCCAGGAGATCGCCAACCTCAACTACTGGGCCTACTGGGTCGGCGAGGTCAGCGACGTGCAGACCGACGACGGCTTCATGACCGAGCTGGGCATGCGGGCCTGGGACGGCGAGGAGCTGCTCCGCCACCTGTTGCTGCGACTGCAGCCGGGCAGCGACCACGCGGAGCTGAACATCCACAGCCTCTGGTCCCTGGTCCTGGCCCGCCCGGCTCTCCTGGAGGGGAACCCGGCCCTGCGCGCACTGGCCCGCGAGCGGGTCGACCGGATGGCCGAGGACGCGGAGCTGGCCAAGCAGGCCCACCGCGAGCTGACCGGACTGGACTACGCCATCCGGCTCGCCGCCCGCTAG
- a CDS encoding HD domain-containing protein — protein MVDETHDRDAAAVAEFGFELGVLKRTRRAGWWHVGVRDPESVAEHSLRVAQLATLLAAMEGADPARAALLALWHDSQETRIGDLTHTARTYVRAASNEEITADQTAGLPDTARKTVQEVVREYEAAATAEARCAKDADKLECLMQAVEYRASGYQGVDGWIESSRRSLRTDAARRVADAALSVSVLAWRGR, from the coding sequence GTGGTTGACGAGACGCACGACCGGGACGCGGCCGCGGTCGCCGAGTTCGGCTTCGAGCTGGGGGTGCTCAAGCGCACCCGCCGGGCCGGGTGGTGGCACGTCGGCGTGCGCGACCCGGAGTCGGTTGCCGAACACAGCCTGCGGGTCGCGCAGCTGGCCACCCTGCTGGCGGCGATGGAGGGCGCGGACCCCGCCCGGGCGGCCCTGCTCGCGCTCTGGCACGACTCGCAGGAGACCCGGATCGGGGACCTCACCCACACCGCTCGGACCTACGTGCGGGCCGCGTCGAATGAGGAGATCACGGCGGACCAGACCGCCGGACTGCCGGACACCGCACGGAAGACCGTGCAGGAGGTGGTCCGGGAGTACGAGGCCGCCGCCACGGCTGAAGCGCGTTGCGCGAAGGACGCGGACAAGCTGGAGTGCCTGATGCAGGCCGTGGAGTACCGGGCCAGCGGGTACCAGGGCGTGGACGGGTGGATCGAGTCCTCACGGCGGTCGTTGCGCACCGACGCGGCTCGGCGGGTCGCGGACGCAGCCCTGTCGGTGTCGGTACTGGCTTGGCGGGGCCGGTAG
- a CDS encoding ABC transporter permease gives MTPLGPMGGVWLVATREITTRTRGKSFLLGTLVMLAIVGGMVALTALNAKGTRAAAVTTTSAQVGEALRAQLATTGQRLDLRTVQDAAEGERLVREGDADLFLAPGPGIHAVVDKATDGELRAALDTLALKSIVDTPVRAEVRALTPADPDQPARLLLAFATAMLLYISLTGYGITVAQGVVEEKSSRVVELLLAAVRPWQLLAGKVIGIGLVGLLQISLTAVVGLGLASATGVVSLPGGTLGTAATLISWYLLGFTLYATVFAAAGALVSRQEDMQQVTGPVMMLLILPFAGGMPLLLRNPANELVGWASMFPPFAPILMPIRAALGAAPAWQQLTAAGLMVPTIAVMVWLGGRIYANSVLRIGGRTKLGEALART, from the coding sequence ATGACCCCGCTGGGACCGATGGGCGGCGTCTGGCTGGTCGCCACCCGCGAGATCACCACCCGCACCCGAGGCAAGTCCTTCCTCCTGGGCACCCTGGTGATGCTGGCCATCGTGGGCGGCATGGTGGCCCTGACGGCCCTGAACGCCAAGGGCACCCGCGCGGCGGCGGTCACCACGACGAGCGCCCAGGTGGGCGAGGCGCTGCGTGCCCAACTGGCCACGACAGGCCAACGGCTGGACCTCCGCACGGTCCAGGACGCGGCCGAGGGCGAGCGCCTGGTGCGGGAAGGCGACGCGGACCTCTTCCTGGCCCCCGGGCCGGGCATCCACGCGGTGGTCGACAAAGCCACGGACGGCGAGCTCCGGGCCGCCCTGGATACCCTGGCCTTGAAGTCTATTGTGGACACACCGGTGCGGGCGGAGGTCAGGGCCCTGACCCCGGCGGACCCGGACCAACCGGCAAGACTCCTCCTGGCCTTCGCCACGGCGATGCTGCTCTACATCTCCCTGACGGGCTACGGCATCACGGTCGCGCAGGGTGTGGTCGAGGAGAAGAGCAGCCGGGTGGTAGAGCTTCTCCTGGCGGCGGTCCGCCCCTGGCAGCTGTTGGCGGGCAAGGTGATCGGCATCGGCCTGGTGGGTCTGCTCCAGATCTCCCTGACCGCGGTCGTGGGCCTGGGCCTGGCCTCGGCCACCGGCGTGGTGAGCCTTCCCGGCGGCACCCTTGGCACAGCGGCGACCCTGATCTCCTGGTACCTCCTGGGCTTCACCCTCTACGCCACGGTCTTCGCCGCCGCGGGCGCCCTGGTGTCGAGGCAGGAGGACATGCAACAGGTCACGGGCCCGGTGATGATGCTGCTGATCCTCCCCTTCGCGGGCGGCATGCCCCTCCTGCTGCGCAACCCGGCGAACGAGCTGGTGGGCTGGGCGTCGATGTTCCCGCCCTTCGCGCCGATCCTGATGCCCATCCGAGCGGCACTGGGCGCGGCCCCGGCCTGGCAGCAGCTGACGGCCGCGGGGCTGATGGTGCCGACGATCGCCGTGATGGTGTGGCTGGGCGGGCGGATCTACGCGAACTCGGTCCTGCGCATCGGCGGAAGGACCAAACTGGGCGAGGCCTTGGCGCGAACCTGA
- a CDS encoding ABC transporter ATP-binding protein, whose protein sequence is MNTSASLEVDRLGKRYGERRALDGMTFRVRPGELFGFVGGNGAGKTTTMRIVLGVLAADEGQVRWDGAALDFGTRRRIGYMPEERGLYPKMKVGDQLAYLARLRGFTPKAARRAAETWLERLGVAERRDDEVDKLSLGNQQRVQLAAALVYDPLLLVLDEPFSGLDPVAVDVLSEVLREQCAQGVPVLFSSHQLDLVERLCDRVGIVRQGRMVACGTVSELQRAGTTRLVVDAPAAPEGWAQGIRGVRELSTVDGKTELELSEGVDDQEILRAALRTGPVRGFGRRRPTLTETYRDVVAEEAPA, encoded by the coding sequence ATGAACACATCGGCAAGTCTGGAAGTCGACCGATTGGGGAAGCGGTACGGCGAGCGGCGCGCGCTGGACGGGATGACCTTCCGCGTGCGCCCCGGCGAGCTGTTCGGGTTCGTGGGGGGCAACGGCGCGGGCAAGACCACGACCATGCGCATCGTCCTGGGCGTGCTGGCCGCGGACGAGGGCCAGGTCCGCTGGGACGGCGCCGCGCTGGACTTCGGCACCCGCCGCCGCATCGGGTACATGCCGGAGGAGCGCGGCCTGTACCCGAAGATGAAGGTGGGCGACCAGCTCGCCTACCTGGCGCGCCTGCGGGGCTTCACGCCGAAGGCGGCGCGCCGGGCGGCCGAGACCTGGCTGGAGCGCCTGGGCGTGGCCGAACGCCGCGACGACGAGGTCGACAAGCTGAGCCTGGGCAACCAGCAGCGCGTCCAGCTGGCGGCGGCCCTGGTCTACGACCCGCTGCTGCTGGTCCTGGACGAGCCCTTCTCGGGCCTGGACCCGGTGGCGGTGGACGTGCTGAGCGAGGTTCTGCGCGAGCAGTGCGCCCAGGGCGTCCCGGTCCTGTTCTCCAGCCACCAGCTGGACCTGGTGGAACGCCTGTGCGACCGGGTGGGCATCGTCCGCCAGGGCCGCATGGTGGCCTGCGGCACGGTCAGCGAGCTCCAACGGGCGGGCACCACCCGCCTGGTGGTCGACGCCCCGGCCGCCCCCGAAGGCTGGGCCCAGGGCATCCGAGGGGTCCGAGAACTGTCCACAGTGGATGGGAAAACGGAGCTGGAACTGTCCGAGGGCGTGGACGACCAGGAGATCCTGCGCGCGGCGCTGCGCACGGGACCGGTCCGAGGCTTCGGCCGCCGCCGCCCCACCCTGACCGAGACCTACCGCGACGTCGTCGCCGAGGAGGCACCCGCATGA
- a CDS encoding helix-turn-helix transcriptional regulator, whose translation MSPVRRGKDLPIHNRLPVLRAERGLSRAALAEAVEVNPQTIGALERGDHYPSLDLAFRICEVFGLPVEAVFSREPFTPLSEQVYRGGSA comes from the coding sequence GTGAGCCCAGTGCGCCGGGGCAAGGACCTGCCGATCCACAACCGCCTCCCGGTGCTGCGCGCCGAGCGCGGGCTCTCCCGCGCGGCGCTGGCCGAGGCGGTCGAGGTGAACCCGCAGACGATCGGGGCGCTGGAGCGCGGCGACCACTACCCGAGCCTGGACCTGGCCTTCCGCATCTGCGAGGTCTTCGGGCTGCCGGTGGAGGCGGTGTTCAGCCGGGAACCGTTCACCCCTCTGTCCGAACAGGTCTACCGAGGGGGCTCCGCGTGA